TAGCTATTCTTTCCACACTCCATTCCTCTGCTGAATACCAAAAGAGCGGGACCTTGGACCCCTGGTTCAATCTCCCAGCCAAGCGTAGACGACGTGCCGCTTGGCTGGGTGTGGACGGGCATATTTTCAAAAACGGACATGTTGCTCATTGCTCTGTAGGGACAATGGCTAAATGGTAAACAGCCAATCTCCTAAAGCTATACAGTCGTGACGAGTGTGCGACGGCTCCTTTATTGAAATGACTGTTTGTGGATACGACGGCGACATGCAGCTACAATAAAAGCCCTCTATGCATTATTGATATCATCCACAGGGCTGAGAAGTTACCTGAATACAAATGACATCAAGATGGAATTCATGTAAAACCGTCGCCCATTTTGAATGggttatctgtatgtgtgtcatGCTGGGTTGTAGCTTTACGACTCAAAACAACCATAGGCCTAGCATGTTGTGAACTGATAATTAAAAAAGATTACCTATTACCCAGGGGAATGTTGATTAGATTACACTTTACATTACGAGGCTCGTAATTTCATGCCATCCAGACATAGGAAATGAAAGATGAGCTTGGAGATGactccttcctgtcctgcaggAAATGAAGGAGGCATGTGGTGGAAGGGCACCTACCTGCTCGTCGCTGCGGTGATAATCGTTATCCTCCTCCGGTTTCTCCTCCGCCGTTTCCTTTTTGTCTGCGTTCTCTGTTTTCACCTCGCCTGTTGTCAACCAATGAGGGAAGTAACAGTTAGTGGTAATAGAGACTATTAAGCCAAAGTTCTTTCGTTTCTATTAAATTCATCATTTGGATGTTTCAACAAATGAACAAATGTAACTTCATCAAGCCATTGTTCTACAAAATGACCACAGACAGTTACGAGTGACCGATCTGTGTTACCTTTAATCTTGTGGACAAGACATAATTGACTTTCATGCCTGCTCTCTTTGTTGGCTAAACACAAGCAAACGCTCATTTGATGCCAGAAAACAGGGCATGCTTCTTTCTAATTAACTAAATGGCCTGTATTCAACTGTAGTCTCCATTCATGCAGAAGCACATTTATTAGACAATTACGTGGCCCAAAGTGTCAAGCAGTTTACTTGACTTGTCCACCATCGAAGCATATCCCTCCATTACAGGACACCTATTAATCAAGGCAAACCGATTCATTCATTCACTAATTTGCCATTGTGCCAGGGGAGGGGAGCTAACATCAGACCTTTCTTTGGTTTAAATCGGCCTCAGGGAACCATTTGACCATCTCCTCAAAAagatggaaggagatggagagtTGGAGCTGGAGAAAGGTTATTAGAGAGTAAGGGCTGATGGTCACtggcaagaggaggagagaaaagagtcTTCTCCACACACCGGGGTAGCTAAACTGGGGAACATAGTCTTAGAGCGGTGAGGCCAGCTCTTGTTCAACAAAACATACTATTGTTGGCTACAGTGATTTGGGTCACTGTGATGGAGAACACCTTGGTAGAAAGGGCCATGACAATCTCCCAATCGGGGTCAATTGAGTCAGTTCCGTGACGGCAAAATGAGGGACGTTATCTGAGCTCAGTTGATTAGGTAGCCCCTTGTTTGTGGACAgccattttctccctctctctgattggCGATGGGACTGGGGCCCATCTTCTATTGTTCTCCTTTCGCTCTTCACAGCCCATCCCAAAGGGGATTGGCGGTAAGGCTTGAGATAATCCCAAGTGTAAACAGAGTGATTGCCGTTCAAGTGACGGAAAATTGGATACGATTCACCTTCAGCCAATCTGAAAATAACTCAATGACACTAAGTATAAAGTGGACATTGTTTCCATTTTGGGAATAATTCTAGGAATAAGGCGATTGGACAGTGCTCTGATTGTAAACGCTGATATTATCGAGTCTTAAAGACAATAAACTAGTGGGCTAATATGAATCCTACATGTGACAGAGAAACTGGTGGGCTAATCTGAGTACTACATGTCACAGAGAAACTGGTGGGCTAATCTGAGTACTACATGTCACAGAGAAACTGGTGGGATAATCTGAGTACTACATATCACAGAGAAACTTGTGTGCTAATCTGAGtatgacatgtcacagagaaactGGTGGGCTAATCTAAGTACTACATGTCACAGAGAAAATGGTGGGCTAATCTGAGTACTACATGTCACAGAGAAACTAGTGGGCTAATCTGAGtatgacatgtcacagagaaactGGTGGGCTAATCTGAGTACTACATGTCACAGAGAAACTGGTGGGCTAATCTGAGTACTACATGTCACAGTGAAACTAGTGGGCTAATCTGAGTACgacatgtcacagagaaactggtgggctaatctgagtactacatgtcacagagaaactggtgggctaatctgagtactacatgtcacagagaaactagtgggctaatctgagtatgacatgtcacagagaaactagtgggctaatctgagtacgacatgtcacagagaaactGGTGTGCTAATCTGGGTACTACATGTCACAGAGAAACTAGTGGGCTAATCTGAGTACTACATGTCACAGAGAAACTGGTGGGCTAATCTGAGTACTACATGTCACAGAGAAACTAGTGGGCTAATCTGAGTACgacatgtcacagagaaactGGTGTGCTAATCTGGGTACTACATGTCACAGAGAAACTAGTGGGCTAATCTGAGTACTACATGTCACAGAGAAACTGGTGGGCTAATCTAAGTACTACATGTCACAGAGAAAATGGTGGGCTAATCTGAGTACTACATGTCACAGAGAAACTAGTGGGCTAATCTGAGtatgacatgtcacagagaaactGGTGGGCTAATCTGAGTACTACATGTCACAGAGAAACTGGTGGGCTAATCTGAGTACTACATGTCACAGTGAAACTAGTGGGCTAATCTGAGTACgacatgtcacagagaaactggtgggctaatctgagtactacatgtcacagagaaactggtgggctaatctgagtactacatgtcacagagaaactagtgggctaatctgagtatgacatgtcacagagaaactagtgggctaatctgagtactacatgtcacagagaaactggtgggctaatctgagtactacatgtcacagagaaactagtgggctaatctgagtacgacatgtcacagagaaactggtgggctaatctgagtacgacatgtcacagagaaactggtgggctaatctgagtactacatgtcacagagaaactggtgggctaatctgagtactacatgtcacagagaaactagtgggctaatctgagtatgacatgtcacagagaaactagtgggctaatctgagtacgacatgtcacagagaaactGGTGTGCTAATCTGGGTACTACATGTCACAGAGAAACTAGTGGGCTAATCTGAGTACTACATGTCACAGAGAAACTGGTGGGCTAATCTGAGTACTACATGTCACAGAGAAACTAGTGGGCTAATCTGAGTACgacatgtcacagagaaactGGTGTGCTAATCTGGGTACTACATGTCACAGAGAAACTAGTGGGCTAATCTGAGTACTACATGTCACAGAGAAACTGGTGGGCTAATCTAAGTACTACATGTCACAGAGAAAATGGTGGGCTAATCTGAGTACTACATGTCACAGAGAAACTAGTGGGCTAATCTGAGtatgacatgtcacagagaaactGGTGGGCTAATCTGAGTACTACATGTCACAGAGAAACTGGTGGGCTAATCTGAGTACTACATGTCACAGTGAAACTAGTGGGCTAATCTGAGTACgacatgtcacagagaaactggtgggctaatctgagtactacatgtcacagagaaactggtgggctaatctgagtactacatgtcacagagaaactagtgggctaatctgagtatgacatgtcacagagaaactAGTGGGCTAATCTGAGTACTACATGTCACAGAGAAACTGGTGGGCTAATCTGAGTACTACATGTCACAGAGAAACTGGTGGGATAATCTGAGTACTACATATCACAGAGAAACTTGTGTGCTAATCTGAGtatgacatgtcacagagaaactGGTGGGCTAATCTAAGTACTACATGTCACAGAGAAAATGGTGGGCTAATCTGAGTACTACATGTCACAGAGAAACTAGTGGGCTAATCTGAGtatgacatgtcacagagaaactGGTGGGCTAATCTGAGTACTACATGTCACAGAGAAACTGGTGGGCTAATCTGAGTACTACATGTCACAGTGAAACTAGTGGGCTAATCTGAGTACgacatgtcacagagaaactggtgggctaatctgagtactacatgtcacagagaaactggtgggctaatctgagtactacatgtcacagagaaactagtgggctaatctgagtatgacatgtcacagagaaactagtgggctaatctgagtacgacatgtcacagagaaactGGTGTGCTAATCTGGGTACTACATGTCACAGAGAAACTAGTGGGCTAATCTGAGTACTACATGTCACAGAGAAACTGGTGGGCTAATCTGAGTACTACATGTCACAGAGAAACTAGTGGGCTAATCTGAGTACgacatgtcacagagaaactGGTGTGCTAATCTGGGTACTACATGTCACAGAGAAACTGGTGGGCTAATCTGAGTACTACATGTCACAGAGAAACTGGTGGGCTAATCTGAGTACTACATGTCACAGTGAAACTAGTGGGCTAATCTGAGTACgacatgtcacagagaaactggtgggctaatctgagtactacatgtcacagagaaactggtgggctaatctgagtactacatgtcacagagaaactagtgggctaatctgagtatgacatgtcacagagaaactagtgggctaatctgagtactacatgtcacagagaaactggtgggctaatctgagtactacatgtcacagagaaactagtgggctaatctgagtacgacatgtcacagagaaactggtgggctaatctgagtacgacatgtcacagagaaactggtgggctaatctgagtactacatgtcacagagaaactggtgggctaatctgagtactacatgtcacagagaaactagtgggctaatctgagtatgacatgtcacagagaaactagtgggctaatctgagtacgacatgtcacagagaaactGGTGTGCTAATCTGGGTACTACATGTCACAGAGAAACTAGTGGGCTAATCTGAGTACTACATGTCACAGAGAAACTGGTGGGCTAATCTGAGTACTACATGTCACAGAGAAACTAGTGGGCTAATCTGAGTACgacatgtcacagagaaactGGTGTGCTAATCTGGGTACTACATGTCACAGAGAAACTAGTGGGCTAATCTGAGTACTACATGTCACAGAGAAACTGGTGGGCTAATCTAAGTACTACATGTCACAGAGAAAATGGTGGGCTAATCTGAGTACTACATGTCACAGAGAAACTAGTGGGCTAATCTGAGtatgacatgtcacagagaaactGGTGGGCTAATCTGAGTACTACATGTCACAGAGAAACTGGTGGGCTAATCTGAGTACTACATGTCACAGTGAAACTAGTGGGCTAATCTGAGTACgacatgtcacagagaaactggtgggctaatctgagtactacatgtcacagagaaactggtgggctaatctgagtactacatgtcacagagaaactagtgggctaatctgagtatgacatgtcacagagaaactagtgggctaatctgagtactacatgtcacagagaaactggtgggctaatctgagtactacatgtcacagagaaactagtgggctaatctgagtacgacatgtcacagagaaactGGTGTGCTAATCTGGGTACTACATGTCACAGAGAAACTAGTGGGCTAATCTGAGTACTACATGTCACAGAGAAACTGGTGGGCTAATCTGAGTACTACATGTCACAGAGAAACTAGTGGGCTAATCTGAGtatgacatgtcacagagaaactGGTGGGCTAATCTAAGTACTACATGTCACAGAGAAACTTGTGGGCTAATCTGAGTACTACATGTCACAGAGAAACTAGTGGGCTAATCTGAGTATGACATGTCACACAGAAACTGGTGGGCTAATCTGAGTACTACATGTCACAGAGAAACTGGTGGGCTAATCTGAGTACTACATGTCACAGAAAAACTGGTGGGCTAATCTGAGTACTACATGTCACAGAGAAACTGGTGTGCTAATCTGGGTACTAAATGTCACAGAGAAACTAGTGGGCTAATCTGAGTACTACATGTCACAGAGAAACTGGTGGGCTAATCTGAGTACTACATGTCACAGAGAAACTGGTGGGCTAATCTGAGTACTACATGTCACAGAGAAACTGGTGGGCTAATCTGAGTACTACATGTCACAGAGAAACTGGTGGGCTAATCTGAGtatgacatgtcacagagaaactggtgggctaatctgagtactacatgtcacagagaaactagtgggctaatctgagtactacatgtcacagagaaactagtgggctaatctgagtacgacatgtcacagagaaactggtgggctaatctgagtactacatgtcacagagaaactggtgggctaatctgagtactacatgtcacagagaaactagtgggctaatctgagtacgacatgtcacagagaaactGGTGGGCTAATCTGAGTACTACATGTCACAGAGAAACTGGTGGGCTAATCTGCGTACTACATGTCACAGAGAAACTAGTGGGCTAATCTGAGTACGATTCACAGAGAATGTATTTTTCTCAGTGAATTAGCTTTTACATAACTTGTTGACCATCTAAAAACATATTTGTCTTCACGGAGGATATTGTCGTAAAGAGTCGGCATgtgaaagagaaagagcgagagaggaagaaagaaagacgAAACGAGAGATAACAAGTAAGAGAAAGAGAACACAACagtgagagaaatagacagaacaaAAATATGACAGTGAAAGCCTTTTTGAGCCCTTGAAGTGAAGGTGCCATTATAGATGCATCCATTAGCACACTCATGTCATTCCCCGCTTCGGGGTTTGGCTCTCAGGAAATCTGGGAGCAGGAGCTGCCGTCTGTCATTAGCCCACGAGCTCCACACTATCTCTGTTTTGCTGGGCAGTGAGTGCAGACAAGGGTTTAATTTCTGCTAGGATTCTGTCAATGTAAGTGTGTTAGCCATGGCTCAGCCCAACCTACAGCGACTGTGGGGGGTAGCACGAGAGCAGTTCCACTTCCATTTGAGCGTTAATTACAAGAAATCAGAAAGGTTATTAAGCAAGCGATTAGGTCTGCTCTGTGACGACCCTCTGGGCACGCGTTTACAAAAACCCTCAGTGTCGGGCTGGGATGGAATGCGGCCGTGCATTACAGCCACCGCCACTTTCTCACACTGATTGGGTTGGGCTGAATCAAGAAACAAGGCGATACTAAGTGGAGGAAAATAGAGGACGGATATGATGAGATGTGTGTGCCTGGGTTCCGGCAAGGTGAGCTGGGCTGTACCATTGCGTTGAGGATCTAGATGTTTCATGCTGCACAGCTCTCCTTTGATGTCCCCGGGCACATCCATTCCCAGCTTCTGATAGAAGTCTCTTTGTTTTTTTATCTCCGCTgcaggagtggggaggagggaatgagagagagagacacaagggAGAATTAAGGCCTTGCTTTGGCTGAAGGTGCCTGTCACTAGGGATTCTTTAAGTCTGATATGGAGCAGTATTTTTCTCATTACAGTCCCTCAGATACGTCAGTGAATGCACATGTCAAATCCTTGATAGATATTCCAGGGCTATGTGCTTTGGGATGTTAGTTATTCAGTAACTCCGCCTCAATCTCACGGTACAAACAGATTGTAAGGAAACAGGGTTGAGAGATGTGTATGGGCAGAGAATAATAGTGAAAGTTTAATGTTATTGGTGAAGGGACAAGGAAGAAGATAAGCCAATATGAGATAATTACCCTCTTGTAACCCCGGCACCAACTTGTAGACAATGTCTTGCATTGTCCGGTCATGGCTAGAGGAAAAGAGATGAAATCTAGAAATGAGAAATCTAACAATTTATACTGACAGTTTAAGATATGTTATACCCTGCTTACTCGGTCTTGTTCGGAAGCTTTTATTTTACTGTAACTGACGTTGGCGAGACAGTTAAGATCATTCGATTTGTAAAAAGATGAAATACATAAATGCTGATCATACACACCTCCTAAATGTCAGCAGCATATGCTTGATGTGTGAACACCCTTTACCATGAAACAGCGAGTGACGGCTAAACGCAGCGCCTCAACCACTGCCCAGCACAGCAGTGACCATACTCTATTTCAACAGCTGAAAAGCATTGTGACTAACAGGACCCAGTGGGGTGTGTTGTGATGGCACGAGGACCCTGGAAATATATGTGGTGTTCCTGCAATCTGGAGTGAAGGTCATTCCATCTATTTTCTGCTCAGGACCACAATTAGCTGATTCTCTCCCCAAGGCTGGCGAGACCCGACCCCTTACCACGGCGGTAGCCAAACTTTGACTCGCCTAAACACATCAAGGTGCGACAACTTTTTGACAGAACCCTTGAATGCACAGGGGCGTGGGGGTGGATGGAGCTTAAATTACTTTTTCGCTTAAATATGCAATGTGCAAGATTTCCTAATGCTCGATGATGACACATACCCTTCATTTTTGGGAGAATATGCCGTATCAggaatgttttatatatatatatattatatatatatatatatatatatatatacagtaacagtcaaaagtgtggacacacctactcattcaagggtttttccttgggtttttccttattttactattttctacattgcagaataatagtgaagacatctaaactatgaaataacatatatggaatcatgtagtaaccaaaaaagtgtttcaaaaatctaaatatattttatatttgagattcttcaaagtagccacccttcgccttgatgacagctttgcacacttttggcattctctcaaccagcttcatgagtcacctggaatgcatttcaattaacaggtgtgccttgttaaaagttcatttgggggatttctttccttcttaactcttgatactacccatcccgggtccgggagcataatcatcaactgacactaattagcataacgcaacggacataaatattactagaaaatattcctattcatgaaatcacaagtgaaatatattgaaacacagcttagccttttgttaaatcaccctgtcatctcagattttgaaaatatgcttcacagccaaagcaagacaagcatttgtgtaagtttatcgatagcctagcatagcattatgactagctagcagcaggcaaccttgtcacgaaaaTCATAAAAGCAATCAATTTAAATTGTTTagctttgatgagcttcggatgttttcactcacgagactcccagttagatagcgaATGTtccatttttccaaaaatattatttttgtaggcgaaatagccccgtttgttcttcacgtttggctgagaaatcgaccggtcacgacaacgccaaaaaatattccaaattagctccataatatcgacagaaacatggaaaatgttgtttataatcaatcctccaggtgtttttcaaatatctattcgataatatatcaaccgggactggtGGCTTTCTTAGTAGGAGAGAGAAACAATATCCGCATTTGTCCTTTACGCAccaaacactctgagagacttcagctgaccactgacgcaatgttgacgtttaggctcatttttcaaaataaaagcctgaaactatgtattgtgacactagacgcattagggaagccatagaaaagggaatatggttgatatctcattcactgctcaataggaacgcataggaacgcagagctttctaaataagagtcccttcctgattggatttttctcaggctttcgcctgcaatattagttctgttataatcatagacaatatttttacagttttggaaactttagagtgtttatcctaagctgtcaattatatgcatattctagcatcttgtcctgacaaaatagttGTTTACTTTGgggacgttatttttccaaaaatgaaaatagtgccccctagattCAAGAGGTTAATGCAGTTGAGCCAACCAGTTGTGTTGAGACAAGGTAGGGGgaatatacagaagatagccctatttggtaaaagaccaagtccatattatggaaagaacagctcaaatatgcaaagagaaacaactgtcaatcattaatttaagacatgaaggtcagtgaatgcagaaaatttcaagaacttttaaagtttcttcaagtgcagtcgcaaaaaccatcaggcgctatgatgaaactggctctcatgaggaccgccacaggaaagaaagacccagagttacctctgctgcagaagataagttcattagagttaactcagaatgcagcccaaataaatgcttcacagagttcaagtaacagacacatctcaacatcaactgttcagaggagacttcgtgaaacaggccttcatggtcgaattgctgcaaagaaaccactactaaaggacacaaataagaagagacttacttgggccaagaaacacgagcaatggacattagattggtggaaatctgtcatttggtctgatgagtccaaatttgagatttttggttccaaccgccatgtctttgtaaGACGCAGATTAGCTGAACGGATGAtggtggttcccaccatgaagcatggaagaggaggtgtgatggtgtgggggtgctttgctggtgacactgtcagtgatttatttagaattgaaggtacacttaaccagcatgactaccacagcattctgcagcgatacaccatccaatctggtttgcacttatcatttgtttttcaacaggacaataacccaaaacacacctccaagctgtgtaagggctatttgaccaaggagagtgatggagtgctgcatcagatgacctggcctccacaatcacccaacctcaacccaattgagatggtttgggatgagttggaccgcagagtgaaggaaaagcagccaacaagtgctcagcatatgtgggaactccttcaagactgttggtaaagcattcctcatgaagctgtttaagagcatgccaagagtgtgcaaagctgtcatcaaggcaaagggtggctactttgaagaatctcaaatgtaacatatatttggatttgtttaacacttttttggttactacatgattccatatgtgttatttcgtagttttggtgtgttcactattattctacaattattctacactattattctacaaacctttgactggtattatatatatatatatatatatatatatatatatatatatatatatatatatatatatatatatatatatatatagacacacacatatatattagCGTAGTACAACTGTATCAGTTCATCATAAGCCCAAAAGTATTTGCATGAAATATGGTTAGATTGCATGAGTTTTCATCCTCTCAGcaccagtagtagtagaagtTGTTTTGATCTCTGCCTCTCACACCTAGTTTGAACCTGTTCCATGAtttgtgtttaaaaaaataatgcaCTGATGTATCTTTCACCTGTTTAAATGTTTGGCATTCATGAGCTTTTTATTTGAAACAAACAACTACTCCGAGATGGGCCTTTCCATTAAAATAGGGGCACATGCCTAATGACTAAATAGCAGGTAGACATTTAAGCTGGCGAACATCCCAGTGGCCACAATACTAATTAGAACCTACTGCCCCAACACCGGCCAACAGATGGACAACagtctcttgtgtgtgtgtgtgtgtgtgtgtgtgtgtgtgtgtgtgtgtgtgtgtgtgtgtgtgtgtgtgtgtgtgtgtgtgtgtgtgtgtgtgtgtgtgtgtgtgtgcgtgtgcgtgtgcatgtacatgtatatatgcatgtattctgttgttgtgtgttccccctccactcccctctcctttgACACGACATTGTTCATTGGACAGTGCTGCTGCCCCCTAGTGGTGGGTCTCTGTGCCGCACACTGATGAAACCCAACACTGAGCGGGTAAGGGGAAAGTGGTTTAATGTCCAGGCTGCTCACTCACCCGATGTACTGCAGTGGGTGGCTCTGGTGAATGACAATCCTGCACGTGGGACAGGTGTTGTTCTCCTCAAGGTACTTCACTAGACAGCTTCTGCAGACtggaagacacacagagagacacgccCCTTCCATGATCAGCATTATGGGTGCCTTGTTCTCCTATCTTTTAGGTTTTAAAAAAGTGAAGCTTTTTGGAGAGAGGGGTTTTTGGACAATGTGAGTCTCGTTGCTTCATGTCTGGGGGTTGTTGAGAGAAAGTCATTTTCACCAGAGGATTATGATTAAAGCTATCTACTGTACACTCTACATTGACATTTGGTAAACGAAGACTTTCCACGTGTGGTACAATGGCTCCCTCTAGGGCATGACTGACCTAATACATTACTTGCGTTGTCACTGACATTCACACAAATACATCTCTATCATTACTACAACTACTTTGTGGGGAGGTTTGCTTGATTGTTGTGATAATTACACTTTATTGTGACAACGAAAATTGATATTCTTGTATGAAACCTTATGCATGAAGCCCTCATAAAGATACAAGAGCAGTGTTACTATCTGAAGACTGTGTATGAGTTCCATCGGCAGGTACTCACAAGTGTGTAAGCACTCCGTGACAGTAGTGGCATCTATCAGGTACCCCTCACACAGGCGACAAGTGATGTGGGCGTTGATGTCCCACAACTTGATCTTCCTGGTTAGCGTCTCAGGGTTCTGGGGAGAAGAAGGACAAAAAAAACATGCTGAGTCCAAACTCAAGTTGTTCTGTTTTGTTGATTTTGTACATTCTAAGGGTTACCTCCCAATTCAGTTTTGAAAAAAGACTAAAAGATAAAGACCTGTCAACTGTCCAACTCATTTGTTTCAAGGTCATGCAGAGTACTGCTTTGTacaaagtgccttcagaaagaattcatacCCCTTCACTTAATCCCCATTTTGtggtgttacagactgaattgtGTGTtcacacccatctacacacaataccccataatgacaaagtgaaaacatgtttttagaaagctttgcaaatgtattgaaaactaaatacagaaatgtctcatttacataagtattcacacccccgagtCAATAACATCACCTTTGACAACGAttaaagctgtgagtctttctgggtaagtctctaagagctttccataccaggattgtgcaacatttgcacattattctttttccaattcttcaagctctgtcagaatggttgttgatcattgccagacaggcattttcaagtcttgccataaaCTTTCATGACAATTTAAGTCAAAAGTGGAACTAGGGTTCTCAGGAACATCAATGTAgtattggtaagcaactccagtgtatatttggccttgtgtttaaggttattgtcctgttgaaaggtgaatttgtctcccaatatctgttggaaagcagacttaaccaggttttcctctaggattttgcctgatTTTGCCTGCTTAGCTCTATTCGGTTTTCGTTTAATACAAAAAaaatccctagtccttgccgatga
This window of the Oncorhynchus keta strain PuntledgeMale-10-30-2019 chromosome 4, Oket_V2, whole genome shotgun sequence genome carries:
- the LOC118378776 gene encoding polycomb group RING finger protein 3; this encodes MAALGNPETLTRKIKLWDINAHITCRLCEGYLIDATTVTECLHTFCRSCLVKYLEENNTCPTCRIVIHQSHPLQYIGHDRTMQDIVYKLVPGLQEAEIKKQRDFYQKLGMDVPGDIKGELCSMKHLDPQRNGEVKTENADKKETAEEKPEEDNDYHRSDEQVSICLECNSSKLRDLKRKWIRCSAQATVLHLKKFIAKKLNLTSFNELDILCNEEILGKDHTLKFVVVTRWRFKKSPLLLHYRPKMDLL